In Lacibacter sp. H375, one DNA window encodes the following:
- a CDS encoding DUF5990 family protein, with protein sequence MEAEINLQIILVKPTPAVLFGLQKGSGNIYETLQKQKSVSTDLLFTFPIKIKGDKGKDAFPKLSGPFVQGPTGAKFVYIDIGKCAGQIDTIWSRRLKVPLTGITWDMIDKLITNPALILETKVPGTGKDGGPNCATVKPFEGWRIKR encoded by the coding sequence ATGGAAGCAGAAATAAATCTTCAAATTATTCTTGTTAAGCCCACACCGGCTGTATTGTTTGGCTTACAAAAAGGATCGGGCAACATTTATGAAACGCTGCAAAAGCAGAAGTCGGTTTCGACCGACTTGTTATTTACATTCCCGATAAAAATCAAAGGCGATAAAGGGAAAGATGCGTTTCCAAAATTATCGGGTCCATTTGTTCAAGGGCCAACAGGTGCAAAATTCGTTTACATTGATATCGGAAAATGCGCCGGGCAAATTGATACGATCTGGTCGAGAAGATTAAAAGTTCCATTAACAGGCATTACATGGGACATGATCGACAAATTGATTACAAACCCTGCATTGATACTTGAAACAAAAGTTCCGGGAACAGGGAAAGATGGCGGGCCAAATTGTGCAACGGTAAAACCATTTGAGGGTTGGCGGATTAAAAGGTGA
- a CDS encoding nuclear transport factor 2 family protein — MKQRLIILVAVFLMTHSCNSKQNSITEMNVTTDTLKQVLDAFNRHDLDAIMEYFSEDCSFDFPRGPEPWGQRFVGKAQVREGLAGRFKGIPDVHYGDDQHWVSEDGTKGVSEWTLTGTTTSGIKLNVRGCDLWELRDGKISRKNSYWKIVEQPTQPAAK, encoded by the coding sequence ATGAAACAACGTTTAATCATATTAGTTGCTGTGTTTTTAATGACCCATAGTTGTAACAGTAAACAAAATTCAATTACAGAAATGAACGTAACAACAGATACACTTAAGCAAGTGCTCGATGCATTTAACCGGCATGATCTCGATGCAATTATGGAGTACTTCTCTGAAGATTGTTCTTTTGATTTTCCAAGAGGACCTGAACCATGGGGACAACGCTTTGTTGGCAAAGCACAAGTGCGTGAAGGATTAGCCGGCAGGTTCAAAGGTATTCCTGATGTTCACTATGGCGACGATCAACATTGGGTCTCTGAAGATGGAACGAAAGGAGTTTCAGAATGGACACTTACCGGAACAACAACGTCAGGTATTAAATTGAATGTACGGGGTTGTGATCTTTGGGAATTACGAGATGGTAAGATCTCCCGGAAAAATTCTTACTGGAAAATAGTTGAACAGCCAACCCAACCTGCAGCGAAATAA
- a CDS encoding alpha/beta fold hydrolase gives MLLKVLLPGLFVLLISCRQSQKSKQMETASIYQEGFVIGNGVKLQYLDWGGSGQPLILIHGLGDSPLLFEDISSSLKTNFRIIAYARRGHCKSETNDADYSNSALVADLKLLLDSLKINKASLLGWSMGGNEITEFAIRYPERVNKLIYFEAGYDLSDDSFKEILKTLPKSFLADKSDLSSLDAYRNWYHKFWFADMEWNETLEANLKATIKINPDSSVTTIPDDSIFKRTLESAMSYHRDYSKIQSPALAIFTRKFFVPPVTDSNIVAVYEDMEKRIIDPWRLHSINQMKTELNNLAIKELEAGSHVSFIFLSRDVLVETITAFLLND, from the coding sequence ATGCTGTTAAAAGTATTACTACCGGGTTTGTTTGTCTTGCTTATTTCCTGCCGGCAATCGCAAAAATCAAAGCAAATGGAAACAGCTTCAATTTACCAGGAGGGTTTCGTTATAGGCAATGGCGTTAAACTGCAATACCTCGATTGGGGTGGCTCAGGTCAACCACTTATTCTTATTCATGGCTTAGGTGATTCCCCGTTGTTATTTGAAGATATTTCTTCATCACTAAAAACAAATTTCAGAATCATTGCTTATGCGAGACGGGGCCATTGCAAATCAGAAACAAATGATGCGGATTACAGCAACTCCGCACTTGTTGCGGATCTGAAACTTCTTCTCGATAGTTTAAAGATTAACAAAGCCAGTTTATTGGGATGGTCAATGGGCGGCAATGAAATTACTGAGTTTGCCATCCGATATCCTGAAAGGGTGAACAAACTGATTTACTTTGAAGCAGGCTACGACTTATCTGATGACTCTTTTAAAGAGATCTTAAAAACACTGCCAAAATCATTTCTTGCCGACAAATCCGATTTGTCCAGCTTAGATGCGTATCGAAATTGGTATCACAAATTTTGGTTTGCAGATATGGAATGGAACGAAACGTTGGAAGCAAATTTAAAAGCAACCATCAAGATCAATCCCGACAGTAGTGTTACAACCATACCAGATGACAGTATTTTTAAACGAACCTTAGAATCAGCCATGAGTTACCATCGTGACTATTCAAAAATTCAATCACCTGCGTTGGCAATTTTTACCAGGAAATTCTTTGTTCCGCCTGTAACAGACAGTAATATAGTTGCAGTATACGAAGACATGGAGAAAAGAATCATCGACCCCTGGAGATTGCACAGTATCAATCAAATGAAAACGGAATTAAACAACCTGGCTATAAAAGAATTGGAGGCGGGTTCTCATGTTTCTTTTATTTTTTTAAGTAGAGATGTATTGGTGGAAACAATAACTGCTTTTCTACTTAATGACTGA